In the genome of Cronobacter malonaticus LMG 23826, one region contains:
- the tyrS gene encoding tyrosine--tRNA ligase, with the protein MASSNLIKQLQERGLVAQVTDEEALAQRLAQGPIALYCGFDPTADSLHLGHLVPLLCLKRFQMAGHKPVALVGGATGLIGDPSFKATERKLNTEDTVQEWVDKIRRQVAPFLDFDCGENSAIAANNYDWFGNMNVLTFLRDIGKHFSVNQMINKEAVKQRLNRDDVGISFTEFSYNLLQGYDFACLNKLHGVALQIGGSDQWGNITSGIDLTRRLHQNQVFGLTVPLITKSDGTKFGKTEGGAVWLDPKKTSPYKFYQFWINTADADVYRFLKFFTFMSIHEINALEEEDKNSGKAPRAQYVLAEQVTRLVHGEEGLAAAKRITESLFNGNLNALSEADFEQLAQDGVPMIEMEKGADLMQALVDSELQPSRGQARKTIASNAITINGEKQADPEYTFSDSDRLFGRYTLLRRGKKNYCLVCWK; encoded by the coding sequence TGCGGCTTCGATCCCACCGCCGACAGCCTGCACTTGGGCCATCTGGTTCCCTTGTTATGCCTGAAACGCTTTCAGATGGCGGGGCACAAGCCGGTTGCACTGGTTGGCGGCGCCACCGGTCTGATTGGCGATCCAAGCTTCAAAGCGACCGAACGTAAACTCAATACCGAAGACACCGTCCAGGAGTGGGTGGATAAAATCCGCCGCCAGGTCGCGCCGTTCCTCGATTTCGATTGCGGCGAAAACTCCGCTATCGCGGCGAACAACTATGACTGGTTCGGCAACATGAACGTGCTGACCTTCCTGCGCGATATCGGCAAGCATTTTTCGGTCAACCAGATGATCAACAAAGAAGCGGTGAAGCAGCGCCTGAACCGCGACGACGTGGGCATCTCCTTTACTGAATTCTCCTACAACCTGTTGCAGGGTTATGACTTCGCCTGCCTGAATAAACTGCATGGCGTGGCGCTGCAAATCGGCGGCTCCGACCAGTGGGGTAACATTACCTCAGGCATCGACCTGACCCGTCGTCTGCACCAGAACCAGGTCTTTGGCCTGACCGTTCCGCTTATCACCAAATCTGACGGCACCAAATTCGGTAAAACCGAAGGCGGCGCGGTGTGGCTGGATCCGAAGAAAACCAGCCCGTACAAGTTCTACCAGTTCTGGATCAACACCGCGGACGCAGATGTCTACCGCTTCCTGAAGTTCTTCACCTTTATGAGCATTCATGAGATCAACGCGCTGGAAGAAGAAGACAAAAACAGCGGTAAAGCGCCGCGCGCCCAGTACGTGCTGGCGGAGCAGGTGACGCGTCTGGTGCATGGCGAAGAGGGCCTTGCCGCCGCGAAGCGCATTACCGAAAGCCTGTTTAACGGCAACCTCAACGCGCTGAGCGAAGCGGATTTCGAGCAGCTCGCGCAGGACGGCGTGCCGATGATCGAGATGGAAAAAGGCGCGGATCTGATGCAGGCGCTGGTGGATTCCGAGCTGCAACCGTCCCGCGGTCAGGCGCGTAAAACCATCGCGTCTAACGCTATCACCATCAACGGCGAAAAGCAGGCAGACCCGGAGTACACCTTCAGCGACAGCGATCGCCTGTTTGGCCGTTATACGCTGTTGCGTCGCGGTAAGAAAAACTACTGCCTCGTCTGCTGGAAATAA